A genomic segment from Janibacter sp. DB-40 encodes:
- a CDS encoding protein kinase produces MADLRVKGEYVGPGEQKTAEHLGGALPDDWVIFAGRKLPGPNRDDADLVIVGQNLLFVVEEKAWGPTVVVDDNHWYVGNDPRPNPLNRVAQVARIVATTLKQNAKGYKNLGRAHRVVPAVVLSHSNLQVLGGANHDGREHIWSLKEAAPALTRLDREFDGPSLGHARRSAMAYLDDLPKPVGKPTLGPYRLESRLSSAGQEQSWSAVDSAGERVILKSYPMAALGGHGDPGEFLRREYVAVNRVADLGRTWRAFPPFKDDPSGLFVVPVVPPRGGMTLHKSVQKAVPERVDGRLDTDLARAVVIDAFEGLNDLHAAGLVHRALHPKRVWLHQRRRIMFSDLNLARVVGDESIALWAVDGDMSEDFRAPECAASISFATPKSDVYSLAMCTAYWLLGMDVLDLTHEQLGQAVVRAYPWAEPMLKALSGDAKDRPDAEELVGELRPVRAETPAVTTELGVFEEGGLIDDRYEILEELGRGGFATSWKVHDRQRELSLVLKQFHADLPETVRSEFRAAHSLHSDYLGGVYDLHVNEAPLYIVSEYVEGESLGDEGQAFTVEQLRAIAADALRGLEYIHGRDLVHGDVTPSNVIVAPDGNSAKLIDFGLMVRSGEQPAGQTPKFAAPELVKGSPATIASDMFGIAATMAYAMLGRTISSTASGSFELLPPTPDEKSTWGQGGERLLEMFLSSATEDPSERPSAKEFLSLLRSTQLASRPEELTANDKYVVNENVGAIRRLYRASSEGNAGNRGLDDKFALATYVPTRLDERLLPRVLAGELDVVLLSGNPGDGKTSLLVQLGHELKGSPEARILHEDDAGWAIQHGDRAFHAVFDASESHGELTSDELVKRALDPVLSQKQGPATALIAINDGRLHQFFEDNSDVYEDWWFEVQDQLAGKDVGESRVVLVDLKRRAFASADGEGLADRTLKSLVHQDLWEDCSSCAARSLCPILSNREKLVGEGAAAFGELVLISHLRRRRRATFRDVRSAAAWLITGDRDCSDVHKLVKEGKDPRLMPHALTHDLGFVTDSNDYLVDEWSDLDPALVPSPAVDRVRRLSTTADREPFFRSADSAARAIYFGDRSFQDVERHQVRVYRYLDEFLGMLRDADPVTTRDRLLLGMSRLLGAPGYGQPGLAFSMGVRDSGWAVLHGIERESFSVRVADPTHRYLETIPDLVELQHVDGSVRSTLRLNLDTAEMILRAADGELVDDPASDAIRQEIDAFAGQLSMHPSKTAHIVDSSGSVSTATISGVNIAFDIEGGLPA; encoded by the coding sequence ATGGCAGATCTGAGAGTCAAGGGCGAGTACGTCGGACCCGGCGAGCAAAAGACCGCGGAGCACCTCGGCGGGGCGTTGCCCGACGACTGGGTCATCTTCGCCGGTCGCAAGCTTCCCGGGCCGAACCGGGACGACGCCGACTTGGTGATCGTGGGGCAGAATCTCCTCTTCGTCGTCGAAGAAAAGGCATGGGGCCCCACCGTGGTCGTCGACGACAACCACTGGTACGTGGGCAACGATCCAAGACCAAATCCCCTCAACCGGGTGGCTCAGGTGGCACGCATCGTGGCGACCACGTTGAAGCAGAACGCCAAGGGGTACAAGAACCTGGGGCGCGCCCACCGGGTGGTGCCGGCTGTGGTGTTGAGCCACTCCAATCTGCAGGTGCTGGGGGGAGCGAACCACGACGGGCGGGAGCACATCTGGAGCCTCAAGGAGGCGGCACCTGCTCTCACCCGCCTCGATCGCGAATTCGACGGCCCGTCGCTGGGGCATGCACGTCGATCAGCGATGGCCTATCTGGACGATCTGCCCAAACCGGTGGGGAAGCCCACGCTCGGCCCCTACCGATTGGAGTCCCGACTCTCCAGTGCGGGCCAGGAACAGTCCTGGTCCGCTGTCGACTCCGCAGGTGAGCGCGTCATTCTCAAGTCATACCCCATGGCTGCCCTCGGCGGGCATGGGGATCCCGGAGAGTTCCTCCGGCGCGAGTATGTCGCTGTCAACCGTGTCGCCGACCTCGGTCGGACTTGGCGGGCGTTCCCACCCTTCAAGGACGACCCCAGCGGCCTGTTCGTGGTCCCTGTCGTCCCGCCCCGCGGGGGGATGACGCTCCACAAGTCCGTGCAGAAGGCCGTTCCGGAGCGCGTTGATGGCAGGCTAGACACCGACTTGGCTCGTGCTGTGGTGATCGACGCCTTCGAAGGTCTGAACGATCTGCACGCCGCCGGGCTGGTGCACCGAGCGTTGCACCCTAAGCGAGTGTGGCTGCACCAGAGGCGACGGATCATGTTCAGCGACCTCAACCTCGCACGGGTCGTCGGGGACGAGTCGATCGCCCTGTGGGCGGTCGACGGCGACATGAGCGAGGATTTCCGAGCCCCTGAGTGCGCCGCCAGCATCTCCTTCGCCACGCCGAAATCTGACGTCTACAGTCTGGCCATGTGCACGGCCTACTGGCTGCTGGGCATGGACGTGCTGGATCTTACGCACGAGCAACTGGGGCAAGCCGTGGTGCGCGCCTATCCGTGGGCCGAGCCAATGCTGAAGGCACTGTCGGGCGACGCGAAGGATCGGCCAGACGCAGAGGAGTTGGTCGGCGAACTCAGGCCTGTGCGCGCGGAGACACCCGCAGTCACGACCGAGCTGGGCGTTTTCGAAGAAGGAGGTCTTATCGACGACCGCTACGAGATCCTCGAGGAGTTGGGGCGCGGCGGGTTCGCTACGTCGTGGAAGGTCCATGACCGCCAGCGCGAGCTGTCCCTGGTCCTGAAGCAGTTTCATGCCGATCTGCCGGAGACCGTCCGGTCCGAATTCCGTGCAGCCCACAGCCTGCACTCCGACTACCTTGGCGGGGTCTACGATCTTCACGTCAACGAGGCACCGTTGTACATCGTCTCGGAGTACGTCGAGGGAGAGAGTCTCGGGGACGAGGGGCAGGCCTTCACCGTTGAGCAGCTGAGGGCGATCGCAGCAGACGCGCTTCGCGGGTTGGAATACATTCATGGTCGTGACTTGGTCCACGGGGACGTCACCCCGTCCAACGTCATCGTCGCTCCCGACGGAAACTCCGCGAAGCTCATCGACTTCGGTCTCATGGTGCGTTCGGGTGAGCAACCGGCTGGCCAGACGCCCAAGTTCGCAGCACCGGAGCTGGTCAAGGGCTCGCCGGCGACGATCGCTAGCGACATGTTCGGAATCGCGGCGACGATGGCCTACGCCATGCTGGGTCGGACGATCAGCTCCACCGCTTCGGGCAGCTTTGAGCTGCTTCCCCCGACACCGGATGAGAAGTCAACCTGGGGGCAAGGCGGCGAACGCCTGTTGGAGATGTTCCTCAGCAGCGCCACAGAGGACCCTTCTGAGCGACCGTCCGCCAAGGAGTTTCTCAGCCTCCTGCGCAGCACCCAGCTTGCATCACGTCCTGAGGAGCTGACGGCCAATGACAAGTATGTGGTCAATGAGAACGTCGGAGCGATCAGACGGCTTTACCGCGCGAGCTCGGAGGGCAATGCTGGCAACCGTGGGCTGGATGACAAGTTCGCGCTAGCGACATACGTCCCGACGCGTCTGGACGAACGCCTTCTTCCGCGGGTGCTCGCGGGAGAGCTGGACGTCGTCCTGCTGAGCGGGAACCCTGGAGACGGTAAGACCTCCCTCTTGGTGCAGCTCGGCCACGAGCTCAAGGGATCGCCAGAGGCGAGGATTCTGCACGAGGACGACGCTGGGTGGGCCATTCAACACGGTGACAGGGCATTCCACGCAGTCTTCGACGCGAGCGAATCACATGGGGAGCTCACGTCCGACGAGCTCGTGAAAAGGGCACTGGATCCTGTCCTGTCACAGAAGCAAGGCCCCGCCACGGCGCTGATCGCAATCAACGACGGACGCTTGCACCAGTTCTTCGAGGACAACAGTGACGTGTACGAGGACTGGTGGTTCGAGGTCCAGGACCAACTCGCGGGGAAGGATGTAGGCGAGTCCAGGGTGGTGCTTGTCGACTTGAAGCGTCGCGCCTTCGCGTCGGCAGACGGTGAGGGGCTGGCCGACAGGACCCTGAAATCCTTGGTCCACCAAGATCTGTGGGAGGACTGCTCGTCGTGTGCGGCCCGCTCCCTGTGCCCGATCCTCAGCAACCGAGAGAAGTTGGTGGGTGAGGGAGCCGCAGCCTTCGGCGAACTCGTCTTGATCAGCCACCTTCGCCGGCGCCGCCGAGCTACCTTCCGAGATGTCAGGTCCGCTGCAGCTTGGCTCATCACCGGTGACAGGGACTGTTCCGACGTGCACAAACTGGTGAAAGAGGGGAAGGACCCGCGACTGATGCCCCACGCACTCACCCACGACCTCGGTTTCGTGACCGACAGCAACGACTACCTCGTCGACGAGTGGAGCGACCTCGACCCGGCGCTGGTCCCGAGTCCGGCCGTTGACCGTGTCCGCCGGCTGTCGACCACTGCCGATAGAGAGCCCTTCTTCCGAAGTGCCGACAGCGCTGCTCGTGCCATCTACTTCGGCGATCGCTCTTTTCAGGATGTCGAACGGCACCAAGTGAGGGTGTACCGGTACCTGGACGAGTTTCTCGGCATGCTCAGAGATGCGGATCCCGTTACGACGAGGGACCGGCTGCTCCTGGGCATGAGCCGACTTCTTGGGGCACCTGGTTACGGGCAGCCCGGACTGGCGTTCAGCATGGGCGTCAGGGACTCCGGGTGGGCGGTCCTGCACGGCATCGAGCGGGAGTCCTTCAGCGTGCGTGTCGCCGACCCCACCCATCGCTATCTGGAGACGATCCCCGATCTCGTCGAGCTGCAACATGTGGATGGTTCGGTCCGGAGCACCCTCAGGCTCAATCTCGACACGGCGGAGATGATCCTGCGTGCAGCCGACGGTGAGCTCGTGGACGACCCAGCTTCCGACGCGATTCGCCAAGAGATCGACGCCTTCGCCGGCCAACTGAGCATGCATCCGTCCAAGACTGCACACATCGTCGACTCGTCTGGCTCCGTGTCCACGGCGACGATCTCTGGTGTCAACATCGCCTTCGACATCGAGGGAGGTCTGCCAGCATGA
- a CDS encoding DUF87 domain-containing protein produces the protein MDDVNADLAPNLAAALARQLPSAAVHILRAHPQEERDIAAERAIEIRNRKQQVCLLVVPAGEGHAASSLDNSFNRIPILDAFTQVERLLTDGIEDENVRDLVSRNRRGLRAQGGREAWSLFLAQLCIDPVVTSFGENLWMIGLVPDRGPDPGARVERNRLAVQAISRPNRPAASTDERFTVAGLQEGAWRAPLRQFCEQRGAELANPRVWTRTLAESLPELTFDNWVLAEDVAEDLAEMEIVSFIRAGGALEKWSKLKQGADGQLVLEVPEDRPGPITVKWKTSPPRVAGVARWELSVVPPDDLRTDDTIPLASSTVPGGRRQATVKVELEEDSLSEGTRFVVSVKALGEHGESINLISGEPAAADSQEFQIVGGPEVDSSPRRTVAESIPEAVLLAAHGGLDDLTEDLPSWDLEGQVFSVRLGNKRAVQIRICAPLISCQRAATANPDRALRFQMGGAYGTPLDPSGVEEIEVPLPPALSKARSEFLTALAATPHRDTMEATAWEGGLRDLAAAYAASYKRALEQQSGQHLESLLQMDTLRLDVLRNNTVVRAVVVLPTHPLRAAWSATHDMVLRGWARELTELSPRGARSRMVDPGQVSQVVPANLPFTVPCEGEVAVYAEELTFGAGLYLVPGQVESEAAAESVASVLGLQRAGSTMRASSQMVAERIRAYEGAHNPGGTLRMLAANPGSGELLAGAIRQPGRADVEDEDDPRRLELLAYSDSPSFTRPVPALADLQRSVRRKDLTRKTTHLVPPVSLSVRPMKQFKSDPQDAHLALMQDIGSPTVAFAQAPERQPAFENLLVPLVTRSYRAAGDLVWESAAAAGGGEGGLPAVHRAHQRAVARYYSGPDSAVPSVRITLDREGQARIAAAHSRADWVIGVDRFVGVDLFESGGEGPFGEAYILDYAPDFVEGIGERLTVTTGNRREVEVLLEEAMHELGLANVQHSVGAVLSTLAVVSGRLALRLLESSNRAREAVSLAAVVTHLRARGDLDGLIVVPVDAHPEIFGVAARDAGPARRCDLLLVKVSQRSFKIECVEVKSRKEARLPQVLADHIVNQVQDTRRVLESRFFANDPPRIDIKLQLARLASVLHYYADRSVRNGLIPEERAADVHRHIDRVTEGQVVPEMSLRGYVISLEGAEGFKKKYGEVPLTVLTAADLRQVGFTTVLPPSPQDPQSTHTEEPLRPETSETPRETRSPSRAPQPAEPESQGGGRPDEHPSDEPGPAAEGLEVTAGAKVPVPAGSRTIKETGEEVVRRETTATGTSDAEVAAGPAEASHPTEAETVLGVDAHSADVLWPVSTKGSPHAFLLGIPGQGKSVSTRHIIRSFASQGLPSLVFDFHGDMAKDPPAGATVLNAAEGLPFSPFEAEVRVGRPINTTAWEISEIVAYVTNLGEIQRNHVYDALQSMYATHGWEGTTPGDGLPVISEFGPAMEAAEAESRGRNARQRLRPMTDFGLFRDDADESFDLLSAYRGGVVVDLSQLGLEAVQLFAASFMLRKVYREMFKWPQDGSMKLAVVLDEAHRMARDVTLPKLMKEGRKYGMSVVVASQNADDFHKDVLANAGTKIVFRTNYPASRGVAGYLRGRRGADLSVEIEKLGVGVAYVATPDHPQARRTYMSLG, from the coding sequence GTGGACGACGTCAACGCCGACCTCGCGCCCAACCTTGCAGCCGCCTTGGCCCGGCAACTCCCTTCGGCAGCGGTGCACATCCTTCGGGCGCATCCGCAAGAGGAGCGGGATATTGCTGCCGAGCGCGCCATTGAGATCCGGAACCGGAAGCAGCAGGTTTGCTTACTCGTGGTTCCTGCCGGCGAGGGACACGCCGCCAGCTCGCTCGACAACTCGTTCAACCGGATCCCCATCCTCGATGCGTTCACCCAGGTTGAACGCCTGCTCACTGACGGCATCGAGGACGAAAACGTTCGTGACTTGGTCTCGCGAAACCGCCGCGGGCTACGGGCCCAAGGGGGGCGGGAAGCTTGGAGTCTCTTCTTGGCGCAGCTGTGCATTGACCCGGTCGTCACCTCCTTCGGCGAGAACCTCTGGATGATCGGGCTGGTGCCGGACCGAGGCCCTGACCCTGGCGCGAGGGTGGAGCGAAACCGGCTGGCCGTGCAGGCGATCAGCCGTCCGAACCGACCGGCCGCGTCCACGGACGAGCGGTTCACCGTCGCAGGCCTGCAAGAGGGAGCCTGGCGAGCTCCACTACGTCAGTTCTGTGAGCAGCGGGGTGCTGAACTGGCGAACCCACGCGTGTGGACGCGGACTCTCGCGGAGAGCCTGCCCGAGCTCACGTTCGACAACTGGGTGCTCGCAGAGGACGTGGCTGAAGACCTCGCCGAGATGGAGATCGTCTCCTTCATTCGCGCCGGTGGTGCCCTTGAGAAGTGGAGCAAGCTCAAGCAGGGAGCGGACGGACAGCTGGTCCTGGAGGTCCCGGAGGACCGTCCCGGACCCATCACGGTCAAGTGGAAGACCTCGCCTCCGAGGGTGGCGGGAGTCGCGAGGTGGGAGCTATCGGTCGTACCGCCGGACGATCTGCGGACCGACGACACGATTCCGCTGGCCTCCTCGACTGTGCCTGGCGGGCGGAGGCAGGCGACTGTCAAGGTTGAGTTGGAAGAGGATTCCTTGTCCGAGGGCACGCGCTTCGTCGTGAGCGTCAAGGCGCTGGGGGAGCACGGGGAGTCGATCAACCTCATCTCCGGGGAGCCCGCCGCGGCTGACAGCCAGGAGTTTCAGATCGTCGGCGGACCGGAAGTGGACTCCTCGCCGAGACGAACGGTGGCTGAGAGTATTCCGGAGGCCGTCTTATTGGCAGCTCACGGCGGTCTCGATGACCTGACTGAGGATTTGCCGTCATGGGACTTGGAGGGGCAGGTCTTCTCCGTCCGGCTTGGCAACAAGCGAGCTGTCCAGATCCGCATCTGTGCTCCTCTGATCAGTTGTCAACGAGCGGCTACCGCTAACCCCGATCGCGCACTGCGCTTCCAAATGGGAGGGGCGTACGGCACACCCCTGGACCCTTCGGGTGTGGAGGAGATCGAGGTGCCCCTCCCACCCGCCCTCAGTAAAGCTCGCTCAGAATTTCTCACCGCGCTAGCAGCGACACCCCATCGCGACACCATGGAAGCGACGGCCTGGGAGGGAGGGCTGCGAGACCTGGCTGCGGCGTACGCAGCGTCGTACAAGCGGGCGTTGGAGCAGCAGTCGGGCCAGCACCTGGAGAGCCTGCTGCAGATGGACACTCTCCGTCTTGACGTCTTGCGCAACAACACCGTGGTCCGCGCAGTCGTCGTGCTGCCCACGCATCCCCTTCGGGCTGCCTGGTCGGCAACTCACGACATGGTCCTGCGGGGCTGGGCCCGAGAGCTGACGGAACTCTCTCCTCGAGGAGCGCGGTCCCGGATGGTGGATCCGGGTCAAGTCAGCCAAGTGGTACCGGCAAACCTGCCCTTTACCGTTCCCTGTGAGGGCGAAGTGGCGGTCTACGCCGAAGAGCTGACGTTCGGTGCAGGTCTCTACCTTGTGCCCGGCCAGGTCGAGAGCGAGGCAGCGGCCGAGTCGGTGGCCTCCGTCCTCGGGCTGCAACGCGCTGGCTCCACGATGCGGGCGTCGTCGCAGATGGTCGCCGAAAGGATCCGGGCGTACGAAGGTGCACACAACCCGGGAGGGACGCTGCGGATGCTTGCGGCTAATCCTGGCTCGGGAGAGTTGCTCGCGGGCGCAATCCGTCAGCCCGGCCGGGCTGATGTCGAGGACGAGGACGATCCGCGGCGGCTCGAGCTGTTGGCATACTCGGACAGTCCGTCCTTCACGAGACCGGTGCCAGCCTTGGCCGATCTGCAACGGTCTGTGCGTCGCAAGGATCTGACCCGTAAGACGACCCATCTGGTTCCACCCGTCTCGCTCTCCGTCCGCCCGATGAAGCAGTTCAAGTCGGACCCGCAGGACGCTCATCTGGCCCTGATGCAGGACATCGGGTCACCTACCGTCGCCTTCGCTCAAGCACCTGAGCGGCAGCCTGCTTTCGAGAACCTGTTGGTGCCGCTCGTGACTCGCTCGTATAGGGCAGCCGGTGATCTCGTCTGGGAGAGCGCGGCTGCCGCGGGAGGTGGCGAAGGGGGGCTCCCCGCCGTGCACAGAGCCCATCAGCGCGCTGTAGCGCGGTACTACTCGGGGCCGGACTCCGCCGTCCCATCAGTGCGGATCACTCTGGACCGCGAGGGCCAGGCCCGTATCGCTGCTGCTCATTCGCGGGCGGACTGGGTGATCGGCGTCGACCGCTTCGTCGGCGTTGACCTGTTTGAGTCAGGGGGTGAGGGCCCCTTCGGCGAGGCCTACATCCTCGACTATGCCCCTGATTTCGTTGAAGGGATTGGTGAGCGGCTGACGGTCACGACGGGAAACCGGCGCGAGGTAGAAGTCCTCCTCGAAGAGGCCATGCACGAGCTCGGCCTGGCGAACGTCCAGCACAGCGTGGGTGCCGTCCTGTCAACTCTGGCCGTTGTCTCCGGGCGTCTGGCGTTGCGCTTGCTCGAGAGCAGCAACCGGGCGAGGGAGGCAGTCTCCCTGGCCGCAGTGGTAACTCATCTGCGAGCCCGCGGTGACTTGGACGGCCTGATCGTCGTGCCCGTAGACGCACACCCGGAGATCTTCGGTGTCGCGGCTCGGGATGCGGGACCTGCGCGACGCTGTGATCTGCTCCTCGTGAAGGTCAGCCAGCGGTCGTTCAAGATCGAGTGCGTTGAGGTGAAGTCACGCAAGGAGGCTCGCCTCCCTCAGGTGCTGGCCGACCACATCGTCAACCAGGTCCAAGACACCAGACGGGTTCTGGAGTCGCGGTTCTTCGCCAATGACCCGCCCCGCATTGACATCAAGCTCCAGTTGGCCCGCTTGGCGAGCGTTCTGCACTACTACGCAGATCGCTCTGTGCGGAATGGTCTGATCCCCGAGGAGAGGGCGGCCGACGTCCATCGCCACATCGACCGGGTGACAGAGGGCCAGGTCGTACCTGAGATGTCGTTGCGCGGCTATGTGATCAGCTTGGAGGGCGCTGAGGGCTTCAAGAAGAAGTACGGTGAGGTCCCGCTCACGGTCCTGACCGCTGCGGACTTGAGGCAGGTCGGCTTCACCACCGTGCTGCCCCCATCGCCACAAGACCCACAGTCGACCCACACGGAGGAGCCGCTTCGACCCGAGACCTCCGAGACGCCCCGGGAGACCCGCTCTCCCAGCAGAGCGCCACAGCCTGCTGAGCCCGAGAGCCAAGGTGGGGGGCGGCCGGACGAGCACCCGTCCGACGAACCTGGTCCCGCTGCTGAGGGCTTGGAGGTGACCGCAGGTGCCAAGGTGCCCGTCCCGGCCGGCTCCAGAACGATCAAGGAGACCGGCGAAGAGGTTGTCCGGAGGGAGACCACCGCGACTGGTACCAGCGATGCGGAAGTGGCAGCCGGGCCTGCGGAAGCGAGCCATCCCACAGAGGCCGAGACCGTATTGGGGGTCGATGCGCATTCTGCGGACGTCCTGTGGCCAGTCAGTACCAAGGGGAGTCCGCACGCCTTCCTCCTTGGTATACCGGGGCAGGGGAAGTCTGTTTCCACCCGACACATCATCCGAAGCTTCGCGTCACAGGGACTGCCGTCACTCGTCTTCGACTTCCATGGCGATATGGCTAAGGACCCGCCGGCGGGTGCCACGGTCCTCAACGCTGCGGAGGGGCTTCCCTTCAGCCCCTTTGAGGCAGAGGTCAGGGTCGGCCGCCCAATCAACACGACTGCGTGGGAGATATCGGAGATCGTCGCCTACGTCACCAACCTGGGTGAGATTCAACGGAACCATGTCTACGACGCACTCCAGTCGATGTATGCGACGCACGGTTGGGAAGGCACCACGCCCGGAGACGGTCTCCCGGTGATCAGCGAGTTCGGGCCCGCTATGGAGGCAGCTGAGGCAGAGTCTCGGGGTCGGAACGCTCGCCAGAGGCTCCGCCCGATGACGGACTTCGGTCTCTTCCGAGATGATGCGGACGAGTCCTTCGACCTCTTGAGCGCATATCGCGGCGGGGTGGTTGTCGACCTAAGCCAGCTCGGTCTCGAGGCGGTCCAACTGTTCGCAGCCTCGTTCATGCTGCGCAAGGTCTATCGGGAGATGTTCAAGTGGCCGCAGGATGGTTCGATGAAGCTGGCCGTGGTCCTTGACGAGGCACACCGGATGGCGCGGGACGTCACCCTTCCCAAGCTGATGAAGGAAGGGCGAAAGTACGGCATGAGTGTCGTCGTGGCGAGTCAGAACGCAGATGACTTCCACAAGGATGTCCTGGCGAATGCCGGCACCAAGATCGTCTTCCGGACGAACTACCCGGCCTCTCGCGGAGTGGCCGGGTACCTTCGGGGCAGACGTGGCGCAGACCTGAGCGTCGAGATTGAGAAGTTGGGTGTCGGCGTGGCATACGTAGCAACGCCCGATCATCCACAAGCCCGCCGGACCTACATGTCGCTGGGATGA
- a CDS encoding UvrD-helicase domain-containing protein, with the protein MTGSTDEILAGEQQHFDLAFDAREASRQRLTGAANAAGGPSKVAAIVGKAGKEAAAKLGDPESPVAFGKIDRGGEEYYIGTHSILDGEQDPLVINWQAPLAAAYYEASVADPMGVSVRRAFRTDGNEVLDFEDIVFAELAERVGNLTGQEQWGVNDTLLRDLDKGRTGEMDDIVQTIHAAQYALIRRPMSGLLVIQGGPGTGKTAVALHRVSWLLYNEPGLDASDVLVIGPNPTFTRYIRKVLPSLGDANVQHSSLRELGPVRSNGRVESAELAELKGDARMAKVLVTALRQRVRLAERAPSLQIGGNTGPVFDRSEIDEMVERFLDRSTYNVGRTAFRNHLAAQARERAKRAEISAQAIEQAVDRVWPPLTPQSFLREFFASRDRLLAAAGDDFTASEVTLLSRAPSTRLSEEKWSDADVALLDEAEYLIQGSARAYRHVVVDEAQDLSPMQMRSVSRRAPSGSLTVVGDLAQGTGAWARESWDEVVAQLATDAGSEVVELDLGYRVPRQIYEFAAQLLPYAAPRLTPPTVVREGPADPDLIEHDPWYLSQTGVEHAQEHAGKGRFVGIVCPEELREEVEDELRNNDVAFGDVSRGDLTSSINVMTPQESKGLEFDAVVVIHPELIAQAPHGHRLLYIAMTRTTRHLSVVHSGSPLGLPSISTDSVAVTTIDATAPPQEPASPSDELLGQALPEPVTLEGQSTPVPGLMHVQTEVLAEDDFAQQMARQAARKVTTDLRRILAPDLWPVVVSMIAEEMSAATARTDD; encoded by the coding sequence ATGACGGGGAGTACTGATGAGATCTTGGCAGGGGAGCAGCAGCACTTCGATCTGGCGTTCGATGCGCGTGAGGCCTCACGCCAGCGACTGACAGGTGCGGCGAACGCTGCCGGGGGTCCGAGCAAGGTGGCTGCGATAGTGGGGAAAGCCGGTAAGGAGGCTGCCGCCAAGCTCGGTGACCCGGAGTCGCCAGTCGCCTTCGGAAAGATTGATCGTGGGGGCGAGGAGTACTACATCGGTACGCACTCGATTCTGGACGGTGAGCAAGATCCTCTCGTCATCAACTGGCAGGCCCCTCTGGCAGCGGCCTATTACGAGGCCTCCGTGGCCGATCCCATGGGCGTGTCCGTGCGGAGGGCCTTCCGCACCGACGGAAACGAGGTGCTGGACTTCGAAGACATCGTCTTCGCAGAACTCGCGGAACGCGTGGGCAACCTCACAGGGCAGGAGCAGTGGGGTGTCAACGACACCTTGTTGCGGGACTTGGACAAGGGACGCACGGGCGAGATGGACGACATCGTCCAGACCATCCATGCAGCCCAGTACGCGCTCATTCGTCGCCCCATGTCGGGACTCCTGGTCATCCAGGGTGGACCGGGAACGGGGAAGACTGCAGTCGCCCTTCACCGCGTCTCATGGCTGCTCTACAACGAGCCCGGGCTGGACGCATCGGACGTTCTCGTCATCGGGCCCAATCCCACTTTCACGCGCTACATCCGCAAGGTGCTGCCGTCACTTGGTGACGCGAACGTGCAGCACAGCAGCCTGCGCGAACTCGGACCGGTGCGATCGAACGGACGGGTGGAGTCCGCTGAGTTGGCTGAGCTCAAGGGTGACGCGCGCATGGCAAAGGTGCTGGTGACCGCACTCCGACAACGGGTGAGATTGGCAGAGCGAGCGCCGTCCCTCCAGATCGGTGGCAACACTGGACCGGTTTTCGACCGGTCCGAGATCGACGAGATGGTCGAGCGCTTCCTCGACCGTAGTACCTACAACGTCGGTAGAACGGCCTTCCGCAATCACCTTGCCGCTCAGGCAAGGGAGCGTGCCAAGCGCGCGGAAATCTCCGCCCAGGCCATCGAGCAGGCTGTTGATCGTGTGTGGCCACCTCTGACACCACAATCCTTCCTCCGGGAGTTCTTCGCTTCACGCGACAGGTTGTTGGCTGCAGCGGGTGATGACTTCACTGCCTCTGAGGTCACCCTCCTGTCGCGGGCGCCATCGACACGACTGTCCGAAGAGAAGTGGTCTGACGCCGACGTCGCGCTGTTGGACGAGGCGGAGTACCTGATCCAAGGAAGCGCGCGGGCCTACCGGCACGTCGTCGTGGACGAGGCGCAAGATCTCTCGCCCATGCAGATGCGTTCGGTGAGTCGTCGGGCCCCCTCCGGGTCTCTCACCGTGGTGGGTGACTTGGCCCAAGGGACCGGCGCTTGGGCTCGCGAGAGCTGGGATGAAGTCGTTGCCCAACTGGCGACAGATGCGGGGTCCGAAGTCGTGGAGTTGGATCTTGGCTATCGCGTGCCCCGACAGATCTACGAGTTCGCCGCTCAGCTTCTGCCATACGCTGCGCCGCGACTGACGCCGCCAACAGTCGTTCGCGAGGGTCCGGCCGACCCAGACCTGATCGAACACGACCCGTGGTACCTCAGTCAGACCGGTGTCGAGCACGCACAAGAGCACGCGGGCAAGGGGCGCTTCGTGGGCATCGTCTGCCCCGAGGAGCTGCGAGAGGAGGTGGAGGACGAGCTCCGCAACAACGACGTGGCTTTCGGGGATGTCTCGCGGGGGGACCTCACGTCCTCAATTAATGTCATGACTCCCCAGGAGTCGAAGGGCCTCGAGTTCGACGCGGTTGTCGTAATTCATCCGGAGCTGATCGCCCAGGCTCCTCACGGCCACCGACTCCTATACATAGCCATGACGCGCACGACGCGGCACCTCTCGGTGGTGCACAGCGGGTCGCCCTTGGGACTGCCCAGCATCTCCACAGACAGCGTCGCGGTGACCACGATCGACGCCACCGCCCCTCCGCAAGAGCCAGCCTCGCCGTCTGACGAACTGCTCGGTCAGGCATTGCCGGAGCCGGTCACTCTCGAGGGTCAATCCACGCCCGTGCCGGGCCTGATGCACGTTCAGACCGAAGTGCTCGCCGAGGATGATTTCGCTCAGCAGATGGCGCGGCAGGCAGCCCGAAAGGTCACCACTGATCTACGTCGCATTCTTGCCCCTGACTTGTGGCCGGTGGTCGTGAGCATGATCGCCGAAGAGATGTCAGCGGCAACGGCACGGACCGACGACTGA